From Camelus dromedarius isolate mCamDro1 chromosome 12, mCamDro1.pat, whole genome shotgun sequence, the proteins below share one genomic window:
- the RHOD gene encoding rho-related GTP-binding protein RhoD, with protein MKAAQAAGEEAPPGARSVKVVLVGDGGCGKTSLLMVFAEGAFPESYTPTVFERLSVNLQMKGKPVHLQIWDTAGQVDYDRLRPLFYPDASVLLLCFDVTNPYSFDNVSNRWYPEVNHFCKEVPIIVVGCKTDLRKDKSLVKKLRKNRLEPVTYHRGQEMARAVGAVAYLECSALLQENIHAVFQEAAEVALSSRSRNFWRRITRSFCVVT; from the exons ATGAAGGCGGCCCAGGCGGCGGGCGAGGAGGCGCCGCCCGGCGCGCGGTCGGTCAAGGTGGTCCTGGTGGGCGACGGCGGCTGCGGGAAGACGTCGCTGCTGATGGTCTTCGCCGAGGGCGCCTTCCCCGAG AGCTACACCCCCACAGTGTTTGAGAGGCTCTCCGTTAATCTGCAAATGAAGGGCAAACCTGTGCACCTCCAAATCTGGGACACAGCAg GGCAAGTCGACTATGACCGTCTACGGCCCCTGTTCTACCCTGACGCCAGTGTCCTGCTCCTCTGCTTTGATGTCACCAACCCATACAGCTTTGACAATGTCTCTAACCGG TGGTACCCAGAGGTGAATCACTTCTGCAAGGAGGTGCCCATCATCGTTGTGGGCTGCAAGACTGACCTGCGCAAGGACAAGTCGCTGGTGAAGAAGCTGCGGAAAAATAGATTGGAGCCTGTGACCTACCACAGG GGCCAGGAGATGGCGCGGGCCGTGGGTGCAGTGGCCTACCTCGAGTGCTCGGCTCTGCTGCAGGAAAACATCCACGCCGTCTTCCAGGAGGCTGCTGAGGTGGCCCTTAGCAGCCGCAGTCGCAACTTCTGGAGGCGGATTACCCGAAGCTTTTGTGTGGTGACCTGA